One stretch of Marinobacterium iners DNA includes these proteins:
- a CDS encoding pilus assembly protein, translating into MSDVRQDGVDIHIADLHEPEYRRLMAYYRTTFSGQIFRFVCGSEQLLHCSHAPRHRAPPDATEWRYGTLRQALKRNTDCHWTGRYFDKKPVKNFLQELELNSYTSAQEQNFANWFSFYRTRVHVSKAGVSEAFSKLPPTYRLGYGSINSNTIYGVRPFSSRADNFYSWLADLSPNGGTPLRQALERAGNYYENNDEPWRINPSSSSSDLLSCRQNFTVMMTDGYWSGGSPNGDIGDYDSDTREVTLADVAYYYWRRDLRSNLRNDVPASPANWQHMVTLGLSFGVGGTPGLKEEALQVLNSCGQTADCEALQDDVNWPNPMPSSNDGWQRIDDLLHAAVNSRGNYFSSQNPQEFVEGLDAIIASIKERPGSGTSLASSTTGAGDFVYASGYTSVTWDGYLKAYSVNADGGLENVIWESSFPAHTERKILTRRDSDGATIEVKWDGLSDTLRSLLSSSGVTEEVLDYLRGDRTKERISLVDTNENRPYRFRGGSVLGGIINSSPVFIPKVNPDKFKTFNWSELSSYESFAEGDAGSRAEVIYTGANDGMLHAFYTGNGPEAGEEVFAYIPSFLLDDIGVLSDPDYVHRYFIDGDLTAAEVYVAGSWKTVLVGTLGRGGEGIFVLDVTDPTSPQVLYEYDGSSYTDIGKIIGKPTITRLEDGSWVVLLGNGYNSSSHDAKLLKIDLSTGVLTSTTIASGSAANPNGLGSPFAWDSDQSGAFDLVYAADYQGDVWAIDISSSSVTSRKVFDGYQAITAPVFVTKQPDTSYTWIFVGTGRFLSEDDIGNTGVQTWYGFKDPGAGVVLDRSDLKERTITAEIEIAGFDARTVSSASSGDMAGKQGWFMDLVVGGNNQGERMVFQNRIVGNVLLGSTLLPVADPCQPGGTGYLMSIDAFTGAGLEDFFFDYSGDGQYGSEDKYGDSFGSGISFGAIPSVPVIVNGSVIVQQENTQIGETSIIISGGSGLTIERILWREMTGG; encoded by the coding sequence TTGTCTGACGTTCGCCAAGATGGCGTCGACATCCATATTGCTGATCTTCATGAGCCTGAGTATCGTCGATTGATGGCCTATTATCGCACGACTTTTTCAGGTCAAATTTTTCGCTTTGTGTGCGGATCTGAGCAACTTTTACATTGCTCCCACGCTCCGAGACATAGAGCTCCGCCAGACGCCACAGAGTGGCGGTACGGCACCTTGAGGCAGGCTTTAAAGCGAAATACCGACTGTCACTGGACTGGGAGATATTTTGACAAAAAACCTGTCAAGAACTTTTTGCAGGAACTTGAGCTGAATAGTTACACTTCTGCACAAGAACAAAATTTTGCCAACTGGTTTTCTTTTTATCGTACGCGAGTGCATGTCAGTAAAGCAGGCGTTAGTGAGGCTTTTAGTAAGCTACCACCAACCTATCGTTTAGGCTATGGATCTATCAATAGTAATACCATCTATGGTGTCAGACCTTTTTCATCGCGTGCTGATAATTTTTACTCGTGGCTGGCTGATCTCAGTCCGAATGGAGGTACACCACTAAGACAAGCTCTTGAACGAGCCGGTAATTACTACGAAAATAATGATGAACCTTGGCGTATAAATCCTTCTTCCTCCAGTAGTGATTTATTGTCTTGTAGGCAAAATTTCACAGTTATGATGACCGATGGTTATTGGTCTGGCGGATCCCCTAATGGAGATATTGGAGACTATGATAGTGATACTAGAGAAGTCACACTTGCCGACGTTGCTTACTATTATTGGAGGCGAGACCTAAGAAGTAACTTGAGAAATGATGTTCCTGCTTCACCGGCAAATTGGCAACACATGGTGACTTTGGGCTTAAGCTTTGGTGTGGGCGGTACGCCTGGCCTCAAAGAAGAAGCATTGCAGGTGCTGAATTCCTGTGGCCAAACTGCTGATTGCGAAGCGTTACAGGATGATGTGAACTGGCCTAATCCGATGCCGTCATCAAATGATGGCTGGCAACGCATTGATGATCTTCTGCATGCTGCTGTAAATAGCAGAGGCAATTACTTTTCGTCCCAAAACCCTCAAGAATTTGTGGAAGGTTTGGACGCAATTATCGCCAGTATTAAGGAGAGGCCTGGTAGTGGAACAAGTTTGGCATCCTCAACAACAGGGGCTGGAGATTTTGTTTATGCTAGTGGTTATACGTCAGTTACATGGGATGGTTACCTTAAGGCCTACTCGGTAAATGCGGATGGTGGGTTAGAAAATGTCATATGGGAATCAAGTTTTCCCGCTCATACTGAAAGGAAAATACTGACACGGCGAGATTCTGATGGTGCTACCATAGAGGTAAAATGGGATGGGTTGAGTGACACTCTGCGTTCACTTCTATCCTCATCCGGTGTTACGGAAGAAGTGCTGGATTACTTGAGAGGCGACAGAACTAAAGAGCGGATATCTTTAGTGGATACAAACGAAAATCGTCCATATCGTTTTAGAGGTGGGTCAGTCTTAGGTGGGATTATTAACTCAAGCCCTGTTTTTATACCTAAAGTAAATCCTGATAAGTTTAAAACCTTTAACTGGAGTGAGTTGTCAAGCTACGAAAGTTTTGCTGAAGGCGATGCTGGCTCAAGAGCTGAGGTTATTTATACGGGTGCGAATGATGGTATGCTGCATGCTTTTTATACGGGTAATGGACCAGAGGCAGGTGAAGAGGTCTTTGCATATATTCCCTCATTTTTATTAGATGATATTGGTGTTTTGAGCGACCCTGATTATGTGCATCGATACTTTATAGATGGTGATTTAACTGCTGCAGAGGTGTATGTAGCAGGTAGTTGGAAGACAGTGCTTGTCGGTACACTTGGTCGCGGTGGTGAAGGTATATTCGTTCTTGATGTTACAGACCCAACATCACCACAGGTGCTTTATGAATATGACGGTTCATCATATACTGATATTGGTAAAATTATTGGAAAACCAACAATCACGCGTCTTGAGGATGGAAGCTGGGTTGTTTTGTTAGGTAATGGCTACAATAGTAGTAGCCACGATGCAAAACTACTTAAAATAGATCTTTCAACTGGTGTGCTTACCTCTACAACAATAGCAAGTGGCTCAGCGGCCAATCCGAATGGGCTCGGTAGTCCTTTTGCGTGGGATTCAGATCAAAGTGGTGCATTCGACTTGGTTTATGCTGCAGACTATCAGGGCGATGTGTGGGCAATCGATATCTCTTCCAGCTCTGTAACGAGCAGGAAGGTATTTGACGGCTATCAGGCTATAACTGCTCCTGTTTTTGTTACAAAGCAACCTGATACTTCTTATACTTGGATTTTTGTTGGTACTGGCCGCTTTTTGAGTGAAGATGATATCGGTAATACTGGCGTGCAAACTTGGTATGGTTTCAAAGATCCAGGAGCAGGTGTAGTTCTTGATAGGTCTGATCTTAAAGAGCGTACGATCACTGCCGAGATTGAAATAGCAGGTTTCGATGCGCGAACTGTCTCTTCAGCTTCCTCTGGAGATATGGCGGGTAAGCAAGGTTGGTTCATGGATCTGGTTGTAGGCGGTAACAATCAGGGGGAGCGTATGGTGTTCCAGAACCGAATTGTCGGAAATGTATTACTGGGCTCAACTTTGCTGCCAGTTGCTGACCCGTGTCAGCCTGGTGGTACAGGTTATTTGATGTCGATAGATGCATTTACTGGGGCTGGTCTAGAGGATTTCTTCTTTGATTATAGCGGTGATGGTCAGTATGGATCTGAAGATAAATACGGGGACAGCTTTGGTAGCGGGATTTCATTCGGTGCTATTCCATCAGTTCCTGTTATTGTGAATGGCTCGGTGATTGTTCAGCAGGAGAACACTCAAATAGGTGAGACTTCTATTATAATTAGTGGAGGATCAGGTCTAACAATTGAAAGAATACTTTGGCGTGAAATGACAGGAGGCTGA
- the tnpC gene encoding IS66 family transposase, whose protein sequence is MKISNMDVDAILANVRQQLQDDKTLSPSLRAAIEMMMVLIQMMTGRLNTNSTNSSTPPSQDPNRPKKSRSKGERKPGGQPGRIGKTLQRVEEPDAIKTVKVDRRTLPKGSAFRVVGYEKRQVFDLDISRFVTEYQAEILENEQGQRVTAPFPAGVDRPVQYGPRLKAHAVYLSQYQLLPYERVREYFEDQVGIPLSAGSLFNFNQDAFDKAEGFEHWVKDRLAESVLIHADETSINIGGQRRWLHCASNDDLTWLAPHAHRGHEAMEAIGILPRFHGVLCHDHWKPYYRYQCRHALCNAHHLRELQRAWEQDKQTWAQRMQTLLCTMEDAVKSAGGSLPPEKAEGWRKAYRQCLKKAEDECPPPDENQRQGKRGRLKRSRARNLLERLRDYEADVLRFLDDPAVPFTNNQGERDIRMLKVQQKISGCFRSMDGAQIFCRVRSYLSTARKQNLSGSEALTLLFEGRLPTFMAAPSDNPKTF, encoded by the coding sequence ATGAAGATCAGCAATATGGATGTCGACGCCATCTTGGCGAACGTCAGACAACAGCTCCAGGACGACAAGACACTCTCGCCATCTCTGCGCGCAGCCATTGAGATGATGATGGTGCTGATCCAGATGATGACCGGCCGGCTCAACACGAACAGTACCAACAGCAGTACGCCGCCCTCCCAGGATCCGAACCGGCCCAAGAAGAGCCGCAGTAAAGGTGAGCGTAAACCGGGCGGACAGCCTGGCCGTATTGGCAAGACGCTGCAACGGGTCGAGGAGCCGGATGCGATCAAGACCGTGAAGGTCGACCGGCGCACCCTGCCTAAGGGCAGCGCATTCCGCGTGGTCGGCTATGAAAAGCGTCAGGTCTTCGATCTGGATATCAGCCGCTTCGTGACCGAGTACCAGGCCGAGATCCTGGAGAACGAACAGGGGCAACGCGTCACAGCGCCATTCCCGGCCGGTGTTGATCGTCCGGTGCAGTATGGTCCCCGCTTGAAAGCGCATGCGGTGTATCTGTCGCAGTACCAGCTGCTGCCCTACGAACGTGTCCGCGAATACTTTGAGGATCAGGTTGGTATCCCGCTCAGCGCAGGGTCGCTGTTCAACTTCAACCAAGACGCTTTCGACAAAGCTGAGGGCTTCGAGCACTGGGTTAAGGACCGTCTGGCCGAGTCGGTGCTGATTCACGCCGATGAAACCAGCATCAACATCGGTGGCCAACGCCGCTGGCTGCATTGCGCCTCGAATGATGACCTGACCTGGCTGGCGCCCCATGCTCACCGGGGTCACGAGGCGATGGAGGCCATCGGTATCCTGCCGCGCTTCCACGGCGTGCTTTGTCATGACCACTGGAAACCGTACTACCGCTATCAGTGCCGGCATGCGCTCTGTAATGCCCACCATCTGCGCGAGCTTCAGCGCGCCTGGGAGCAGGACAAACAGACCTGGGCGCAGCGCATGCAAACCCTGTTGTGCACCATGGAGGATGCCGTTAAGAGTGCGGGCGGCAGCCTGCCGCCTGAAAAGGCAGAAGGGTGGCGAAAGGCCTACCGGCAATGCCTCAAAAAAGCGGAAGACGAGTGTCCGCCACCGGATGAAAACCAACGGCAGGGCAAGCGTGGTCGGCTCAAACGCTCTCGGGCGCGCAACCTGCTGGAGCGGTTGCGCGACTATGAGGCAGATGTTTTGCGCTTTCTGGACGATCCGGCGGTCCCCTTTACGAACAACCAAGGCGAGCGTGATATCCGTATGCTCAAGGTGCAGCAGAAGATCTCTGGCTGCTTCCGCTCGATGGATGGGGCACAGATCTTCTGTCGTGTGCGCAGCTATCTGTCGACGGCGCGCAAGCAAAACCTGAGTGGTTCCGAGGCGTTGACACTGTTGTTCGAAGGACGTTTGCCGACCTTCATGGCAGCGCCAAGCGATAATCCGAAAACTTTTTAA
- a CDS encoding pilus assembly PilX family protein translates to MSAKRYHSCLRSNIKTWQSQQGIALLVAMIILLAITLIGLAGSRSTGMQQRMTANFHDRAVAFQTAETALEVAENIALSRTLNTDGTYVYTSMSLAEQRAYFDGLESFVDCSSSTENQCAFNVDDSYLQDMTVPSSSSLLASDVDISYIIQLIGEGVETGNATASQSGQCLQYPAAGCEPPNVSSMYLRVTVTVDQPDRARVKLQSVVKRTFS, encoded by the coding sequence ATGAGTGCTAAGCGTTATCACTCTTGCCTAAGAAGTAATATAAAGACTTGGCAGTCTCAGCAAGGTATAGCATTGCTTGTGGCTATGATAATTCTTTTGGCAATTACCCTGATTGGTTTGGCAGGCAGCCGTTCAACCGGAATGCAGCAGAGGATGACGGCAAACTTTCACGACAGGGCAGTCGCATTCCAAACAGCTGAGACAGCGCTTGAAGTTGCAGAAAATATTGCCCTGAGCAGGACGTTGAATACTGATGGTACATATGTTTACACAAGTATGAGCTTGGCAGAGCAACGAGCTTATTTTGATGGTCTTGAATCGTTTGTTGATTGCTCGTCTTCAACTGAAAACCAGTGCGCTTTTAATGTCGATGATAGTTATTTACAAGATATGACTGTTCCGTCATCCAGTAGCTTGCTGGCCTCTGATGTTGATATTAGCTATATCATACAGTTAATAGGTGAAGGTGTGGAAACGGGAAACGCAACAGCTTCTCAAAGCGGGCAGTGTTTACAGTATCCAGCAGCAGGATGTGAGCCGCCCAATGTATCCTCCATGTATCTCCGAGTAACCGTGACTGTTGATCAGCCTGATCGTGCAAGAGTGAAATTACAGTCTGTGGTCAAAAGAACTTTTTCCTGA
- a CDS encoding PilW family protein codes for MKNAERLCCKGKKTSGFSLIELMVAMVIGLVILGAVLSVFLVNTRSMETTENLSKLQEGARAAFEIMSRQLREVAPSSCFTSDLSGAGSGWWDGLDDELTPDLTGFADVGNSDVLQMYTSAPGFANSANLLSRNCSLADGLFEIALFPVAWFVGCTDGAANCAEGDRSLFISRVSSAGNALSEPVMDGVVRMEIQRLRYGSSSYVLTPRLINSDTLPLTLVAGYGPASGGGGVGGGGGDDDDDGGDDGGQPGGGDDGGGDDGGGDDGGGDDGGGDDGGGDDGGGDDGGGDDGGGDDETNEEPTEPEPLADDVVAIKVTLHFFNEDGEPVPFTHVISLRNRIRS; via the coding sequence ATGAAAAATGCTGAACGCCTTTGTTGTAAGGGCAAGAAGACAAGTGGGTTTTCGCTTATCGAGTTGATGGTTGCCATGGTGATCGGTTTGGTAATCCTTGGAGCCGTCCTGAGTGTCTTTCTTGTGAACACTCGATCAATGGAAACAACCGAAAATTTGTCTAAGCTTCAAGAAGGTGCGCGGGCGGCGTTTGAGATAATGTCTCGTCAGCTTAGAGAGGTTGCACCGAGTAGTTGTTTCACATCAGACCTTTCGGGTGCAGGGAGTGGCTGGTGGGATGGTCTTGATGACGAGCTAACACCTGATCTGACAGGGTTCGCTGATGTGGGAAATAGTGATGTGCTTCAGATGTACACATCGGCGCCGGGGTTTGCCAATTCTGCCAATTTATTATCAAGAAATTGTAGTCTTGCCGATGGACTTTTTGAGATTGCACTCTTTCCTGTTGCTTGGTTTGTTGGCTGTACAGATGGGGCGGCAAATTGTGCCGAAGGGGATCGTAGTCTCTTTATATCACGAGTGAGTAGCGCAGGTAATGCACTTAGTGAGCCAGTGATGGACGGTGTCGTACGCATGGAGATCCAGAGGCTAAGGTATGGCAGCTCATCCTATGTGTTAACACCCCGTCTCATTAATAGTGATACCTTACCTCTCACACTGGTTGCTGGTTATGGTCCCGCAAGTGGTGGTGGCGGTGTGGGTGGAGGTGGCGGTGACGATGATGATGACGGAGGTGATGATGGAGGCCAGCCGGGCGGTGGAGATGACGGTGGTGGAGATGACGGCGGTGGAGACGACGGCGGTGGAGATGACGGCGGTGGAGACGACGGCGGTGGAGACGACGGCGGTGGAGATGACGGCGGTGGTGATGACGGCGGTGGTGATGATGAGACCAATGAAGAGCCAACTGAGCCAGAGCCCTTGGCTGATGATGTTGTAGCCATCAAGGTGACACTCCATTTCTTCAATGAGGATGGTGAGCCAGTTCCTTTTACTCACGTTATCAGTTTACGTAACAGGATCAGATCATGA
- the pilV gene encoding type IV pilus modification protein PilV, with translation MMSASRHLKSQLGVSLIEVMVAVVIVAVGLLGIAKLQVASLKNNQAAVQQSGAVMAVYSILDRMRANRIDLGGYELSNWASSGPAGGSLAANDLDEWFDELRGNLNAQPPIMPMVGPSAQARIQCNASRYCQIEIRWNERVDGQGNVATQSIEIEAQL, from the coding sequence ATGATGTCAGCAAGCAGACATTTGAAGTCACAGTTGGGTGTGTCTTTGATCGAAGTAATGGTCGCTGTTGTAATTGTTGCAGTAGGGCTGCTTGGTATAGCCAAGTTGCAAGTCGCTTCATTAAAAAATAATCAGGCTGCTGTTCAGCAAAGTGGTGCCGTGATGGCCGTCTATTCAATTCTGGATCGAATGCGAGCAAATCGGATAGACTTGGGTGGATACGAGCTAAGCAATTGGGCCTCTTCAGGTCCAGCCGGAGGAAGTTTGGCGGCCAATGATTTGGATGAATGGTTCGATGAGTTACGCGGCAATCTTAATGCTCAACCACCTATCATGCCGATGGTCGGGCCTTCAGCGCAAGCACGGATACAGTGCAATGCAAGCCGCTACTGCCAAATTGAAATCAGGTGGAATGAGCGAGTTGATGGTCAAGGGAATGTAGCAACCCAGTCTATTGAGATTGAGGCCCAGTTATGA
- a CDS encoding GspH/FimT family pseudopilin: MYEIGRIRQAGVTLVEIMVTVVVLGVLAAIAIPGFDAYSSTSARRAAVSDFLSAAGLARSMAIQRGQDVTLCPRNGNQCSAAADWSNGWLMVTGGQVMRSWGETPSGVQQMSADSGGAITWSSTGMVSAARNIELIMIDGAQRCIRITTLGRVSTETGACP, translated from the coding sequence ATGTATGAAATTGGTAGAATCCGCCAAGCAGGTGTGACGCTGGTTGAGATCATGGTAACTGTAGTGGTGTTGGGGGTTCTTGCTGCCATCGCTATACCGGGTTTTGATGCTTATTCTTCTACCAGTGCTCGACGTGCTGCTGTGAGTGATTTTCTCAGTGCGGCAGGGTTGGCGCGTTCCATGGCAATACAGCGAGGGCAAGATGTTACTCTCTGTCCACGAAACGGAAATCAATGTTCAGCAGCTGCGGACTGGAGCAACGGTTGGCTTATGGTGACGGGTGGTCAGGTGATGAGGTCTTGGGGGGAGACACCATCCGGTGTGCAGCAAATGTCGGCAGATAGTGGTGGTGCCATTACCTGGTCATCAACCGGTATGGTTAGTGCTGCCAGAAATATTGAATTGATTATGATTGACGGTGCTCAAAGATGTATCCGTATCACGACACTTGGGCGTGTAAGTACAGAGACAGGAGCCTGTCCATGA
- a CDS encoding IS66 family transposase codes for MQADGYSGYAPICSANELTRIDCWNHARRKFIEATKAAKPASKGKQAKPSKADAALSHINKLYAIERQIKDLSVAERYQIRQASSLPRLEAFKTWLDANVGRVMKGGLTRKAW; via the coding sequence CTGCAGGCCGATGGTTACTCCGGTTATGCGCCGATCTGTTCAGCCAATGAGCTGACACGCATCGACTGCTGGAATCATGCCCGCCGCAAGTTCATCGAAGCGACCAAAGCGGCCAAGCCGGCGAGTAAAGGCAAACAGGCCAAGCCGTCCAAAGCGGATGCGGCACTCAGTCACATCAACAAACTGTATGCCATCGAACGTCAGATCAAGGACCTGAGCGTGGCCGAACGCTATCAGATCCGTCAGGCATCGAGCCTGCCTCGACTGGAAGCGTTCAAGACCTGGCTGGACGCTAACGTGGGGCGTGTCATGAAGGGTGGACTCACCCGCAAGGCGTGGTGA
- a CDS encoding type IV pilin protein yields MNRAKGFTLIELMVVVAIIGILAAVALPAYLDYTRKAANSACMGEAKGYAMSALVALTDGSSSFPSPTESACVWITDVAAIASPTVGAEIQAYPKSPGDTGIRCNLNADTACRPDTTGTVGPTP; encoded by the coding sequence ATGAACAGGGCAAAGGGATTCACACTGATTGAGCTGATGGTTGTGGTTGCCATTATCGGCATTTTGGCCGCGGTAGCATTGCCAGCATATCTTGATTACACGCGTAAGGCAGCTAACAGTGCCTGTATGGGGGAGGCAAAAGGCTATGCGATGAGTGCTTTGGTGGCTCTAACCGATGGCAGTAGTTCATTTCCTTCGCCGACTGAGTCCGCCTGTGTATGGATAACCGATGTGGCAGCTATTGCCAGTCCAACGGTTGGTGCCGAAATTCAGGCTTACCCCAAAAGCCCCGGTGATACGGGCATACGTTGTAATTTGAATGCCGATACCGCTTGCCGTCCGGATACAACGGGTACAGTCGGGCCAACACCTTAA
- the pilB gene encoding type IV-A pilus assembly ATPase PilB produces the protein MQPLTGLAKRLVNDGVFSAEVAQDAIQEAQKAGQPFITYIIKHRLVSAQRAATAASDEFGLPLFDIDAISDELLPKEVVAEGLITKHHVLPLMRRENRLFIAVSDPTNIQALDEIKFQTGITTEAVIVEDDKLTRRLDQYLEHSSTAMDELEDEDLENLQLHPTEQTEEDVAEDAANETPIVRFINRVLLDAIKKGASDIHFEPYEKAYRVRCRIDGILQEVHRPPLNLASRLTARLKVMSKMDISEKRVPQDGRIKLKVSAKRAIDFRVNTLPTLWGEKIVLRILDPTSAQMGVEALGFEPDQKEAFMSTLEQPQGMILVTGPTGSGKTVTLYTGLNILNTEERNISTAEDPVEINLEGVNQVHVNPKVGLTFAEALRAFLRQDPDVVMVGEIRDLETAEIAIKAAQTGHMVLSTLHTNSAPETLTRLRNMGVPAFNIATSVSLIIAQRLGRRLCSDCKKPVNLPEATLIEEGFSVEAIPALHIYEANHKGCNSCNRGYKGRVGIYEILQMTADVAECIMDNGTSIDILRVAKQEGFKTLREAGLIKVANGLTSLEEMNRVIKT, from the coding sequence ATGCAACCCCTTACAGGCTTGGCCAAACGCTTGGTCAATGATGGTGTTTTCTCAGCCGAAGTCGCACAGGATGCGATTCAAGAAGCCCAAAAGGCTGGCCAGCCGTTCATAACCTACATAATCAAGCACAGACTCGTCAGCGCCCAGCGGGCGGCTACTGCCGCATCTGATGAGTTCGGCTTACCTCTTTTTGACATCGACGCCATCTCTGATGAGCTACTGCCCAAAGAGGTTGTAGCCGAGGGCCTGATCACCAAGCACCATGTTCTTCCGCTGATGCGTCGGGAAAACAGGTTATTCATTGCCGTTTCCGACCCTACAAATATCCAGGCGCTCGACGAAATCAAATTTCAGACTGGCATCACAACTGAGGCTGTCATTGTCGAAGATGACAAGCTAACCCGTCGGCTTGACCAGTACCTGGAGCACTCATCAACAGCCATGGACGAGCTGGAAGATGAAGACCTGGAAAACCTGCAACTGCATCCAACTGAACAAACGGAAGAAGATGTCGCTGAAGATGCAGCTAACGAAACCCCAATTGTTCGATTTATCAACAGAGTACTACTGGACGCGATAAAGAAAGGCGCTTCAGATATTCACTTTGAACCGTACGAGAAAGCATACAGGGTACGTTGTCGTATTGATGGGATACTGCAGGAGGTACACCGCCCTCCCCTGAACCTCGCCAGCCGATTAACTGCTCGCTTGAAGGTCATGTCCAAGATGGATATATCAGAGAAGCGCGTACCTCAGGACGGACGCATTAAGTTAAAGGTTTCCGCAAAGCGCGCTATTGACTTCCGTGTCAACACACTCCCTACTCTTTGGGGTGAAAAGATTGTATTGCGTATTCTCGACCCGACCAGCGCCCAAATGGGTGTTGAAGCTTTGGGCTTTGAGCCGGATCAGAAAGAAGCCTTCATGTCTACGCTTGAGCAGCCGCAGGGTATGATTTTAGTCACAGGCCCCACTGGCTCGGGCAAAACAGTAACGCTTTATACCGGTCTCAATATTTTAAATACAGAAGAGCGCAATATTTCGACTGCAGAAGACCCGGTAGAGATCAACCTAGAGGGGGTTAACCAGGTCCATGTTAACCCTAAAGTCGGGCTTACATTTGCTGAAGCACTTCGTGCCTTTTTGCGCCAAGACCCCGACGTGGTGATGGTGGGTGAGATTCGTGACTTGGAAACAGCCGAGATTGCGATCAAGGCTGCTCAAACAGGGCACATGGTGCTGTCTACATTGCATACAAATAGTGCACCCGAAACTCTGACACGGTTACGAAACATGGGAGTACCTGCATTCAATATTGCAACATCTGTAAGCTTGATCATAGCTCAGAGACTGGGGCGTCGACTATGTTCAGACTGTAAAAAACCTGTCAACCTACCAGAGGCCACCTTGATCGAGGAAGGTTTTTCTGTAGAGGCAATACCTGCATTGCACATATATGAAGCAAACCATAAAGGTTGTAACAGCTGCAATCGTGGCTATAAGGGACGTGTGGGTATTTACGAGATACTGCAGATGACAGCAGACGTGGCTGAGTGCATTATGGATAACGGCACATCTATTGATATACTCAGAGTGGCAAAACAAGAAGGCTTCAAGACGCTTCGCGAGGCAGGTCTCATCAAAGTTGCCAATGGCTTGACGAGTTTGGAAGAGATGAACCGCGTCATCAAGACCTGA
- a CDS encoding type II secretion system F family protein, which translates to MAKALSRKQQQEEVKNTYVWQGRDKSGNISKGKIDAVNLAKAKSLLRHQGVNPHKIHKEGMGLFGSKSKPIKPVDIAYLIRQLATMMRAGVPLLQALDLVSNGADKFKLKKLIQTVRSDVNSGTDFASALARHPDYFDDLVCSLVQAGEQSGALETMLDRIATYKEKTESLKKKIKKAMTYPIAVIVVGVIVSAILLVKVVPQFDSIFRGFGADLPAFTQLVVNMSEWMQKWWFVVLLIIVASVFFFAKLHARSEKFSNLVDRSILRLPVFGGILHKAAVARFARTLATTFAAGVPLVEALNSAAGSTGNVVYSDAIKQIRNGVSTGQSLTNATTMTGIFPVMVIQMLSIGEEAGSLDHMLDKIATFYEEDVDNAVDNLSSLLEPMIMVILGVLVGGLVIAMYLPIFQLGQVVG; encoded by the coding sequence ATGGCTAAAGCACTAAGTCGAAAGCAACAACAGGAAGAAGTGAAAAACACCTACGTCTGGCAAGGGCGCGACAAGAGCGGCAATATCAGCAAAGGTAAAATTGACGCGGTAAACCTTGCTAAAGCAAAATCTCTCCTTCGTCATCAGGGTGTTAACCCCCACAAAATTCACAAGGAGGGCATGGGTCTTTTTGGAAGCAAAAGCAAGCCCATTAAGCCGGTTGATATTGCTTACCTTATTCGCCAACTGGCCACCATGATGAGAGCCGGTGTTCCCCTGTTACAGGCGCTCGATCTTGTTTCAAACGGTGCAGACAAGTTCAAGCTTAAAAAGCTCATTCAGACTGTACGTTCCGATGTCAATTCAGGGACTGATTTTGCGTCTGCACTAGCGAGACACCCCGACTATTTTGATGACCTTGTATGCTCCCTTGTGCAAGCTGGTGAACAGTCGGGCGCCTTGGAAACTATGCTCGACAGAATCGCAACCTACAAAGAGAAAACTGAGTCTCTCAAAAAGAAAATCAAAAAAGCCATGACTTACCCGATTGCCGTGATTGTTGTGGGTGTCATTGTATCTGCGATTCTTCTTGTGAAGGTTGTGCCTCAGTTTGACTCAATATTCAGGGGATTCGGTGCCGACCTCCCTGCGTTCACACAACTCGTGGTGAACATGTCTGAGTGGATGCAGAAATGGTGGTTTGTGGTGCTGTTAATCATTGTCGCATCTGTTTTCTTTTTTGCAAAACTACACGCCAGGTCGGAGAAGTTCTCGAATCTCGTTGATAGATCAATTCTAAGGCTACCTGTATTTGGCGGAATTCTCCATAAAGCTGCAGTTGCCCGCTTTGCACGCACATTGGCCACAACTTTCGCTGCAGGGGTACCGTTGGTAGAAGCCCTCAATTCTGCAGCTGGCTCTACGGGTAATGTGGTTTACAGTGATGCTATCAAGCAGATTAGAAACGGGGTATCGACGGGGCAATCGCTAACCAATGCTACTACCATGACCGGTATATTTCCTGTAATGGTGATACAGATGTTATCAATCGGTGAAGAGGCGGGCTCTCTTGATCACATGCTGGATAAAATTGCCACCTTCTATGAAGAAGATGTGGATAACGCAGTGGACAACCTTTCCAGCCTGCTGGAACCGATGATTATGGTCATTCTTGGCGTATTGGTGGGTGGGCTTGTTATTGCCATGTACCTGCCGATCTTCCAGCTGGGCCAGGTGGTTGGCTGA